A portion of the Gasterosteus aculeatus chromosome 12, fGasAcu3.hap1.1, whole genome shotgun sequence genome contains these proteins:
- the gtf2a2 gene encoding transcription initiation factor IIA subunit 2 isoform X1, with translation MAYQLYRNTTLGNSLQESLDELIQTQQITPQLALQVLLQFDKAINMALANRVRNRVNFRGSLNTYRFCDNVWTFVLNDVEFREVTDLVKVDKVKIVACDGKSESTQNKNDK, from the exons ATGGCGTACCAGCTGTACAGGAACACAACTCTGGGAAACAGCTTACAGGAGAGTTTGGACGAGCTCATACAG acccAGCAGATCACTCCTCAGCTGGCTCTTCAGGTCCTCCTTCAGTTCGATAAAGCAATCAATATGGCGCTCGCCAACAGAGTCCGCAACCGGGTCAACTTCAGG GGTTCTCTGAACACCTACAGGTTCTGTGACAACGTGTGGACGTTTGTTCTTAACGACGTAGAGTTCAGGGAGGTGACGGATCTCGTGAAAGTTGACAAGGTCAAAATTGTTGCCTGTGACGGAAAGAGCGAGTCaacccaaaacaaaaatgataaaTG A
- the rnmt gene encoding mRNA cap guanine-N(7) methyltransferase, whose translation METLKDRGERPRGEDGEKGEMEGEKEQAEKPTGGESEEGDRGQEPGGRGPKVQMNRRHEEEEGQGSPQTKKPLIDHSVKVASHYNSLQEVGLAARSRSKIFFMRNFNNWLKSVLIGEILEQVRGAGPAQQVSVLDLGCGKGGDLLKWRRGGINHLVCADIAGVSVEQCQSRYEDMKKKSHSEKIFSAQFINADCSKEVLSEKLDNPELMFDICSCQFVYHYSFESEQKADMMLRNACERLKPGGFFIGTTPDAFELVKRLEASDSLSFGNEVFKVSFQSKGSYPLFGCQYHFSLEDVVNVPESLVYFPLFQHMAKRYNMRLVLKQRFSEYFEDKVKKESHRSLMMKMMALQPFPCDEGGRQVTDSREEYRHAEERRVRAGVQPPVGTLSRSEWEAASIYLVFIFQKMS comes from the exons ATGGAGACgctgaaggacagaggagagagaccgAGGGGAGAAGACGGGGAGAAAggagagatggaaggagagaaggagcaagCAGAGAAACCTACGGGAGGAGAGAGTGAGGAAGGTGATCGAGGGCAGGAGCCAGGAGGAAGAGGCCCCAAGGTTCAGATGAATAGGAgacacgaggaagaggaagggcagGGGTCGCCACAGACGAAGAAGCCG CTGATTGATCACAGTGTGAAGGTGGCGAGTCACTACAACAGCCTGCAGGAGGTCGGTCTGGCTGCACGAAGTCGAAGCAAAATCTTTTTCATGAGGAACTTCAACAACTGGCTAAAGAGTGTCCTGATTG GGGAGAtcctggagcaggtgaggggggcggggcctgctCAGCAGGTGTCTGTGTTGGACCTCGGctgtggaaaaggaggagatcTGCtgaagtggaggagaggaggaatcaATCACCTGGTCTGTGCAG ATATCGCTGGAGTGTCGGTGGAACAATGTCAGAGTCGTTACGAagacatgaagaagaaaagtcACAGCGAGAAAATCTTCAGTGCTCAATTTATCAATGCAGACTGTTCCAAG GAGGTTTTGTCAGAGAAGCTGGACAATCCGGAGCTGATGTTTGACATCTGCAGCTGTCAGTTTGTTTATCATTACTCATTCGAGAGCGAACAAAAGGCTGACATGATGCTGCGAAACGCATGTGAGCGTCTGAAACCTGGCGGTTTCTTCATCGGAACGACACCTGACGCTTTCGAACTTGT TAAACGCTTGGAGGCGTCGGACTCTCTGTCGTTTGGAAACGAGGTTTTTAAGGTGTCCTTTCAGtccaaaggttcctaccctcTGTTTGGATGTCAGTATCACTTCAGCCTGGAGGACGTTGTCAATGTTCCAGAGTCCCTTGTCTACTTCCCTCTTTTTCAACA CATGGCAAAGCGGTACAACATGCGCTTGGTGTTGAAGCAAAGGTTCTCGGAGTACTTTGAAGACAAAGTGAAGAAGGAGTCTCATCGCAGCctcatgatgaagatgatggccCTCCAG cCGTTTCCTTGTGATGAGGGCGGCAGACAGGTTACAGACAGCAGAGAAGAATACCGCCATGCTGAAGAGCGCCGTGTCAGAGCCGGAGTCCAACCACCAGTG ggaACCCTCAGCAGATCTGAGTGGGAAGCAGCAA GTATCTACCTGGTGTTCATCTTTCAGAAGATGTCTTGA